A stretch of Amycolatopsis balhimycina FH 1894 DNA encodes these proteins:
- a CDS encoding NAD(P)H-binding protein has protein sequence MNVFVIGAAGGIGNRLARLLTARGDTVTGMHRNPAQAETVRDTGARPLSGDLIEDTVDQLAEKISGHDAVVFSAGAHGTGMDKTTLIDGHGLEKAATAAAQAGVSRFVLVSVFPDALRGNDTSEGFEHYVKVKKTAEVFLTHTDLDWIIVRPGTLLDEPGTGRVTAGPAIEYGDIHRDDVAAFIDAALHEPALRRVIVEVTAGDTPIAEAIDRLATARTAR, from the coding sequence ATGAACGTGTTCGTCATCGGAGCCGCCGGAGGCATCGGAAACCGCCTCGCCCGGCTCCTCACCGCCCGCGGCGACACCGTCACCGGCATGCATCGCAACCCCGCTCAGGCGGAAACCGTGCGCGACACCGGCGCCCGCCCGCTCAGCGGCGATCTCATCGAGGACACCGTGGACCAGCTCGCGGAGAAGATCAGCGGCCACGACGCCGTCGTGTTCTCCGCCGGCGCCCACGGAACCGGCATGGACAAGACCACGCTGATCGACGGCCACGGCCTCGAAAAAGCCGCCACCGCGGCCGCGCAGGCCGGAGTATCCCGGTTCGTCCTCGTCTCCGTGTTCCCGGACGCGTTGCGCGGCAACGACACCAGCGAGGGCTTCGAGCACTACGTCAAGGTCAAGAAGACCGCCGAGGTGTTCCTGACCCACACCGACCTGGACTGGATCATCGTCCGCCCCGGCACCCTCCTCGACGAACCCGGCACCGGTCGCGTCACCGCCGGACCCGCCATCGAATACGGCGACATCCACCGAGACGACGTCGCCGCATTCATCGATGCAGCCCTGCACGAGCCCGCTCTCCGGCGGGTCATCGTCGAAGTCACCGCCGGAGACACCCCGATCGCCGAGGCTATCGACCGGTTGGCTACTGCGCGAACAGCGCGTTGA
- a CDS encoding carbohydrate ABC transporter permease translates to MKFLPARETRAAWLFVAPAAVGLLAFTLVPAARGLFYSFTDFSVFQPGKFVGAGNYRQLAADPVFWNALWVTLEYVVINIGVQTVLALGIAVLMHRLTRSMVIRGLILTPYLVANVIVALVWFWILDYQLGIGNQVLDWLGLSRMAFFGDQALAIPTIALVNVWRHLGYTALLIFAGLQTIPKTVYEAAAIDGATEAKMFWRVTLPLLRPVLALVLVVSVVGSFQTFDTVAVTTQGGPVNSTRVLYYYIYELAFGRFKFGYASAVSVVLFVVLAVVSLLQLRLTRAGQSDLA, encoded by the coding sequence GTGAAGTTCCTGCCGGCCCGGGAAACGCGCGCCGCCTGGCTGTTCGTCGCGCCCGCCGCGGTGGGCCTGCTCGCCTTCACCCTCGTCCCCGCGGCGCGCGGGCTCTTCTACAGTTTCACCGACTTCAGCGTTTTCCAGCCCGGGAAGTTCGTCGGGGCCGGCAACTACCGGCAGCTCGCCGCCGACCCGGTCTTCTGGAACGCCCTGTGGGTCACCCTCGAGTACGTCGTGATCAACATCGGCGTGCAGACCGTCCTCGCGCTGGGGATCGCGGTGCTCATGCACCGGCTGACGCGGTCCATGGTGATCCGTGGCTTGATCCTCACGCCGTACCTGGTGGCGAACGTGATCGTCGCCCTCGTCTGGTTCTGGATCCTCGACTACCAGCTCGGCATCGGGAACCAGGTACTGGACTGGCTGGGCCTGTCGCGGATGGCGTTCTTCGGCGACCAGGCGCTGGCCATCCCGACGATTGCGCTGGTCAACGTCTGGCGGCACCTGGGCTACACCGCCCTGCTCATCTTCGCCGGGCTGCAGACGATCCCCAAGACCGTTTACGAGGCCGCGGCGATCGACGGGGCAACCGAGGCGAAGATGTTCTGGCGCGTCACGCTCCCGCTGCTGCGCCCGGTGCTGGCACTGGTCCTCGTCGTCAGTGTGGTCGGCTCGTTCCAGACGTTCGACACCGTCGCCGTCACCACCCAGGGCGGTCCGGTCAACTCGACCCGCGTCCTCTACTACTACATCTACGAACTCGCCTTCGGCCGGTTCAAGTTCGGCTACGCCTCGGCCGTGTCGGTCGTGCTGTTCGTCGTCCTCGCCGTGGTGAGCCTCCTGCAACTGCGGCTCACCCGGGCCGGCCAGTCGGACCTGGCGTGA
- a CDS encoding alpha-galactosidase, whose product MTFTEGNDEPAGPGVVHLAAAGTSLLLDATGDRLPRIVYWGADLGQPTEAELGDLVRAARPPVVSNSIDDPLPVGVLAEAATGWSGTPGIAGSRAGRAFSPLFTKTAVDLTADGTLITAAQDAAAGLALELRVALSPSGVVRLGATVTNIGEDAYGLDALTLNLPVPTTALELLDFSGRHLRERAPQRHPFTLGSYVRSGRRGRTGLDATLLMLAGEPGFGFRRGEVWGVHTAWSGNHTTYAERDAAGTAILAGGEILLPGEMILSPGESYACPTLLGSHGDGMDALSGRFHADLRSRLEHPGSPRPIALNTWEAVYFDHDPAKLRELAELAAQVGAERFTLDDGWFRGRRADNAGLGDWFVDEQVWPDGLRPIADHVRSLGMQFGLWVEPEMINPDSDLARTHPEWILRPDARLPPEARHQQVLDISRPDAYAYVLERLDALVTENGVGYLKWDHNRDLVDAGHTASGTAGVHDQTRALYRLLDELRAKHPGLEIESCSSGGGRADLEILARTERIWASDCLDALERQHIQRWTGLLLPPEMLGSHVGAPTAHTTGRTHTLDFRAGTAFFGHFGMEWDLTSASETELAELTAWIALHKQFRPLLHSGTVVRGDHPDPAHWLHGVVAQDRAEALFAFVALQTGAWAPPGRVRLPMLDAGTRYTVRFLSAVERPRRHGLPAFPGWADRPLTLSGAALATAGFQAPALQPEQLQLIHVIAEH is encoded by the coding sequence ATGACGTTCACCGAAGGCAACGACGAACCGGCGGGTCCCGGCGTGGTCCACCTGGCGGCCGCCGGCACCAGCCTCCTGCTCGACGCGACCGGCGACCGCCTGCCTCGCATCGTGTACTGGGGCGCCGATCTCGGACAGCCCACCGAAGCCGAGCTGGGGGACTTGGTGCGCGCGGCCCGGCCGCCGGTCGTCTCCAACAGCATCGACGACCCGCTCCCCGTCGGCGTCCTGGCCGAAGCAGCCACCGGCTGGTCGGGAACACCCGGCATCGCCGGCAGCCGCGCCGGTCGCGCGTTCTCCCCGCTGTTCACGAAGACCGCGGTGGACCTGACGGCGGACGGCACCCTGATCACGGCCGCGCAGGACGCTGCCGCCGGACTGGCTCTCGAGCTGCGCGTGGCGCTCTCGCCGTCGGGGGTGGTGCGGCTGGGCGCGACGGTGACGAACATCGGTGAGGACGCCTACGGCCTCGACGCGCTGACCCTCAACCTGCCGGTCCCGACGACCGCACTCGAACTGCTCGACTTCTCCGGGCGGCACCTGCGGGAGCGCGCCCCACAACGGCATCCGTTCACGTTGGGCTCCTACGTGCGCAGCGGACGCCGCGGCCGGACCGGCCTCGACGCGACCCTGCTCATGCTCGCCGGTGAGCCCGGCTTCGGCTTCCGCCGCGGCGAGGTCTGGGGCGTGCACACGGCCTGGAGCGGGAACCACACCACCTACGCCGAGCGCGACGCCGCGGGCACCGCGATCCTCGCCGGCGGCGAGATCCTGCTTCCCGGCGAGATGATCCTCTCTCCGGGCGAGTCCTACGCCTGTCCAACGCTGCTGGGTTCCCACGGCGATGGCATGGACGCTCTGTCGGGGCGGTTCCACGCGGACCTGCGGAGCCGGCTCGAGCACCCCGGTTCACCGCGGCCGATCGCCCTCAACACCTGGGAGGCGGTCTACTTCGACCACGATCCGGCGAAACTGCGCGAGCTCGCTGAGCTGGCCGCGCAGGTCGGCGCGGAACGGTTCACACTCGACGACGGCTGGTTCCGCGGCCGCCGGGCCGACAACGCGGGGTTGGGTGACTGGTTCGTCGACGAACAGGTGTGGCCGGACGGCCTGCGCCCGATCGCCGACCACGTCCGCTCGCTCGGCATGCAGTTCGGGCTCTGGGTCGAACCCGAGATGATCAACCCGGACTCCGACCTCGCCCGCACGCACCCGGAATGGATCCTCCGGCCGGACGCGCGGCTCCCGCCGGAGGCGCGGCACCAGCAGGTGCTGGACATCTCCCGGCCGGACGCCTATGCCTACGTGCTGGAACGCCTGGACGCACTGGTCACCGAGAACGGCGTCGGCTACCTCAAGTGGGACCACAACCGCGATCTTGTCGACGCCGGGCACACCGCGAGCGGCACGGCCGGAGTGCACGACCAGACCCGAGCACTCTACCGGCTGCTGGACGAGCTCCGCGCGAAGCACCCGGGCCTCGAGATCGAGTCCTGTTCGTCGGGCGGTGGGCGCGCCGATCTCGAGATCCTCGCCCGGACGGAACGGATCTGGGCCAGCGACTGCCTGGACGCGCTCGAGCGGCAGCACATCCAGCGCTGGACCGGTTTGCTCCTACCCCCGGAAATGCTCGGCTCGCACGTCGGCGCGCCGACGGCGCACACCACCGGCCGCACGCACACCCTCGACTTCCGCGCCGGCACTGCGTTCTTCGGTCACTTCGGCATGGAGTGGGACCTGACGTCGGCGAGCGAGACCGAACTCGCCGAACTCACGGCCTGGATCGCGCTGCACAAGCAGTTCCGGCCGCTCCTGCACAGTGGCACCGTCGTCCGCGGCGATCACCCGGACCCGGCGCACTGGCTCCACGGCGTCGTCGCCCAGGATCGCGCCGAAGCGCTCTTCGCGTTCGTCGCCCTGCAGACCGGCGCCTGGGCCCCGCCCGGACGCGTCCGGCTGCCCATGCTGGACGCCGGAACCCGGTACACCGTGCGGTTCCTGTCCGCCGTCGAGCGGCCGCGACGGCACGGGCTGCCCGCGTTCCCGGGCTGGGCGGACCGGCCGCTGACGTTGTCCGGCGCCGCACTGGCCACGGCCGGCTTCCAGGCACCCGCGCTGCAGCCGGAACAGCTGCAGCTGATCCACGTGATCGCCGAGCACTGA
- a CDS encoding SGNH/GDSL hydrolase family protein translates to MHRFLGYCALVLTALVAVLTVPTAAAAAAPVRIMALGDSITGSPGCWRALLWRHLQSTGHTNTDFVGTLPAPGCGFAYDGENEGHGGYLATGIANNNQLPGWLGATRPDIVLMHLGTNDIWSNIGTTTILDAYSRLLGQMRASNPAMKVLVAKILPMNPANCAACGRRVVDLDNAIPGWAQAHSTAASPITVVDQWTGFSTSADTVDGVHPNSTTGIQKMESRWYPALTAALGGGSTPTGATVVGGQSGRCLDVTGAGTANGTKLQLWDCNGQSNQAWTFGSAGEIRGGSGRCLDAAGQGTSPGTAVDIWDCTGQANQQWTLNADGSITGRQSGLCLDASGQQTANGTPVALWTCNGQANQRWSRR, encoded by the coding sequence GTGCACAGATTCCTCGGCTACTGCGCACTTGTGCTCACCGCGCTGGTCGCCGTTCTCACCGTCCCCACGGCCGCGGCCGCCGCGGCGCCCGTGCGCATCATGGCGCTCGGCGATTCGATCACCGGCTCGCCGGGCTGCTGGCGCGCACTGCTCTGGCGGCACCTGCAGAGCACCGGACACACGAACACCGACTTCGTCGGAACGCTGCCGGCCCCTGGCTGCGGGTTCGCATACGACGGCGAAAACGAAGGCCACGGTGGCTACCTGGCCACCGGCATCGCCAACAACAACCAACTGCCCGGCTGGCTCGGCGCGACCCGGCCGGACATCGTGCTCATGCACCTCGGCACCAACGACATCTGGAGCAACATCGGCACCACGACGATCCTCGACGCCTACAGCCGCCTGCTCGGCCAGATGCGAGCGAGCAATCCCGCGATGAAGGTCCTCGTCGCGAAAATCCTCCCGATGAACCCGGCCAACTGTGCCGCCTGCGGCCGGCGCGTCGTCGATCTCGACAACGCCATCCCCGGCTGGGCCCAGGCACATTCGACGGCCGCATCCCCGATCACGGTCGTCGACCAGTGGACCGGGTTCAGCACCTCCGCCGACACCGTCGACGGCGTGCACCCGAACAGCACCACCGGAATCCAGAAGATGGAAAGCCGGTGGTATCCGGCGCTGACCGCGGCCCTGGGCGGTGGCAGCACGCCGACCGGCGCCACCGTGGTGGGCGGCCAATCCGGGCGGTGCCTCGACGTCACCGGTGCCGGCACGGCCAACGGGACCAAGCTCCAGCTCTGGGACTGCAACGGCCAGTCCAACCAGGCGTGGACGTTCGGCTCGGCCGGCGAGATCAGGGGCGGGAGCGGCCGCTGCCTCGACGCCGCCGGGCAAGGCACGTCACCGGGCACCGCGGTGGACATCTGGGACTGCACCGGCCAGGCCAACCAGCAGTGGACGCTCAACGCCGACGGCTCGATCACCGGACGGCAGTCCGGTCTCTGCCTCGACGCCAGTGGCCAGCAGACGGCCAACGGAACTCCGGTGGCGCTCTGGACCTGCAACGGGCAGGCGAACCAGCGCTGGTCCCGGCGCTGA
- a CDS encoding ROK family transcriptional regulator, translating to MSSGTREGRAQTAAPWPQLPEAARQVLLEVLVHGPISRAEIAARLQVSRPTLSRITRQLFDDGLLAEGGTQLRSTTGRPSELLHVNGAARHFFGVKLTGDHLYAVVTDLNAEVVASVNTPLRSADVTEVVGQIAEVASALRTTFPDLTAAGVTLAGTVRAGSVHGSAYLHWSNVPLADLVAEATGLPTAVDNDVQALTAAEHWFGAGAGLRALVLVTIGVGIGCGLVLNGELVEGAHGTAGRAAHLVVDQSGPVCDLGHRGCAASYLLNESIVRALGAADYADAVAQARAGEPAARRVFGDAGFALGIIIGTVANLVDPQKVVPTGDGLPLYEVAADRVREGIEKSYEPDPAQLDLDVQAFDFGEWARSGAALAIRAALTGRTVTAG from the coding sequence GTGAGTTCCGGAACCCGCGAAGGCCGGGCACAGACGGCAGCCCCCTGGCCACAGCTGCCCGAGGCCGCCCGTCAGGTGCTCCTCGAGGTGCTCGTCCACGGTCCCATCTCGCGCGCCGAGATCGCCGCGCGATTGCAGGTGTCGCGGCCGACACTGAGCCGGATCACGCGACAGCTCTTCGATGACGGCCTGCTGGCCGAAGGCGGGACGCAGCTGCGTTCGACGACCGGGCGCCCTTCGGAGCTGCTGCACGTCAACGGCGCCGCTCGGCACTTCTTCGGCGTGAAACTGACCGGCGACCACCTCTACGCCGTGGTCACCGACCTCAACGCCGAGGTGGTGGCGTCGGTCAACACTCCCCTGCGCTCGGCGGACGTCACCGAGGTCGTCGGCCAGATCGCCGAAGTCGCCTCGGCGCTGCGGACCACGTTCCCGGACCTGACCGCCGCGGGCGTGACGCTGGCCGGCACGGTGCGCGCGGGGTCGGTGCACGGATCCGCGTATCTGCACTGGTCCAATGTCCCGCTGGCCGACCTCGTCGCCGAGGCGACCGGCCTCCCCACCGCGGTGGACAACGACGTCCAGGCACTGACCGCCGCGGAGCACTGGTTCGGCGCCGGTGCCGGGCTGCGGGCCCTGGTCCTCGTCACGATCGGCGTCGGCATCGGTTGCGGCCTGGTGCTCAACGGCGAACTCGTCGAGGGCGCGCACGGCACCGCGGGGCGGGCCGCTCACCTCGTCGTCGACCAGTCCGGACCGGTGTGCGACCTCGGGCACCGCGGCTGCGCCGCCAGCTACCTCCTGAACGAGTCGATCGTGCGGGCACTCGGCGCCGCGGACTACGCCGACGCCGTCGCGCAGGCCCGGGCGGGCGAGCCCGCGGCGCGGCGGGTGTTCGGCGATGCCGGTTTCGCACTCGGCATCATCATCGGCACGGTCGCGAACCTCGTCGACCCGCAGAAGGTCGTGCCGACCGGCGACGGGTTGCCGCTGTACGAGGTGGCCGCCGATCGGGTGCGGGAAGGTATCGAGAAGTCCTACGAACCGGATCCCGCGCAGCTCGACCTCGACGTGCAGGCCTTCGACTTCGGCGAATGGGCGCGTTCCGGTGCCGCACTGGCCATCCGCGCCGCGCTCACCGGCCGCACCGTCACCGCCGGCTGA
- a CDS encoding VOC family protein — protein MTVLDSPIPRFHLAMPVDDLAAARTFYGDVLGLAQGRSAETWIDWNLRGHQFVTHLAPARPERIHNPVDGHDVPVPHFGLILTVPQFQELADRLRAANTEFVIEPYVRFEGQTGEQWTMFLLDPAGNALEFKAFADDSQVFAA, from the coding sequence ATGACCGTCCTCGACTCACCCATCCCCCGCTTCCACCTCGCCATGCCCGTCGACGACCTGGCCGCCGCCCGCACCTTCTACGGCGACGTGCTCGGCCTGGCCCAGGGCCGCAGCGCCGAGACGTGGATCGACTGGAACCTGCGCGGCCACCAGTTCGTCACCCACCTCGCGCCGGCGCGGCCCGAGCGGATCCACAACCCGGTCGACGGACACGACGTGCCCGTCCCCCACTTCGGCCTGATCCTCACCGTGCCGCAGTTCCAGGAACTGGCCGACCGGCTGCGCGCCGCGAACACCGAGTTCGTCATCGAGCCCTACGTCCGCTTCGAGGGGCAAACCGGCGAACAGTGGACGATGTTCCTGCTCGACCCGGCCGGCAATGCCCTGGAGTTCAAGGCCTTCGCCGACGACTCCCAGGTCTTCGCCGCCTGA
- a CDS encoding ABC transporter substrate-binding protein — translation MKWQRSRFVAAAAASALVLAGCSSTAGSSGDVTLNYWIWDSAQQPGYQKCADAFSKANPGIGVKITQYGWDDYWTTLTAGLVSGEGPDVFVSHLNHYPELASQNQIMPIDDVVESKQVDLSSYRKGLADLWVGQDGKRYGLPKDYDTVAVFANQKMLDDAGITAQQLNTMAWNPRDGGTFEKTIAHLTVDKKGVRGDQPGFDKANVAVYGLGLNASGGGFGQTEWSQYAFSDGWTHSDKNPWGTRWNYGDPKFLETIGWFQSLAKKGYLPTLQVAGGGKVGRQPDNYGAGKYAMVTEGSWNTKTYFQMKGVKTTIAPVPAGPNGQRASMFNGLADNIAAGTRHPDEAKKLVAFLGSKACQDLTAAEGVAFPAVESSAQVSKDAFAKQGIDTASFQVPIDENSTHLAPVAQHWTELQAVMNPAMDAIMSLTAEPDSLKAANQQVNALFAQ, via the coding sequence ATGAAGTGGCAACGAAGCCGGTTCGTCGCCGCCGCCGCGGCGAGCGCCCTGGTCCTGGCCGGCTGCTCGAGCACGGCGGGCAGCTCCGGAGACGTCACCCTGAACTACTGGATCTGGGATTCGGCGCAGCAGCCCGGGTACCAGAAGTGCGCGGATGCCTTCAGCAAAGCGAACCCGGGCATCGGGGTCAAGATCACCCAGTACGGGTGGGACGACTACTGGACCACGCTCACCGCGGGTCTGGTGTCCGGTGAAGGCCCGGATGTGTTCGTCTCGCACCTGAACCACTACCCGGAGCTGGCGAGCCAGAACCAGATCATGCCCATCGACGACGTCGTCGAGTCGAAGCAGGTGGACCTGTCGAGCTACCGCAAGGGCCTGGCCGACCTGTGGGTCGGCCAAGACGGCAAGCGCTACGGCCTTCCGAAGGACTACGACACCGTCGCGGTCTTTGCGAACCAGAAGATGCTCGACGACGCCGGGATCACGGCCCAGCAGTTGAATACGATGGCCTGGAATCCGCGGGACGGTGGGACGTTCGAGAAGACGATCGCGCACCTGACGGTCGACAAGAAGGGCGTCCGCGGCGACCAGCCCGGCTTCGACAAGGCGAACGTCGCGGTGTACGGCCTGGGCCTCAACGCTTCCGGCGGGGGGTTCGGGCAGACGGAATGGAGCCAGTACGCCTTCAGTGACGGCTGGACCCACTCCGACAAGAACCCGTGGGGCACCCGGTGGAACTACGGCGATCCGAAGTTCCTCGAGACGATCGGGTGGTTCCAGTCCTTGGCGAAGAAGGGGTACCTGCCGACGCTCCAGGTGGCCGGCGGCGGCAAGGTGGGGCGCCAGCCCGACAACTACGGCGCGGGCAAGTACGCGATGGTCACCGAGGGCAGCTGGAACACGAAGACCTATTTCCAGATGAAGGGCGTGAAGACGACGATCGCCCCGGTGCCGGCCGGCCCGAACGGTCAGCGCGCTTCGATGTTCAACGGGCTCGCGGACAACATCGCGGCCGGAACCCGGCACCCTGACGAAGCCAAGAAACTGGTGGCGTTCCTTGGCTCCAAAGCCTGCCAGGACCTGACCGCGGCCGAAGGGGTCGCCTTCCCCGCGGTGGAGTCCTCGGCACAGGTCTCGAAGGACGCCTTCGCCAAGCAGGGCATCGACACAGCGTCATTCCAGGTGCCGATCGACGAGAACAGTACGCACCTGGCCCCGGTGGCGCAGCACTGGACCGAGCTGCAGGCGGTGATGAACCCGGCGATGGACGCGATCATGAGCCTCACCGCCGAGCCGGACTCGCTCAAGGCGGCGAATCAGCAGGTCAACGCGCTGTTCGCGCAGTAG
- a CDS encoding LacI family DNA-binding transcriptional regulator, which produces MKRPTIREIAAHAGVSQGAVSYALNGRRGVSEATRNRVVEIARQLGWTPGGGTHRHVRRSRALGMVVNRSATGLAGEPFFGALMSGIQRELAPGSVSLLMQTAPNSSAELEIHRRWHREQAVGGVFLLDLRIGDTRPDELAAIGLPAVALGGPLDRLDVPSVWMNDRQTMRGVLEYLAALGHRSVVRVAGPETFLQTRTRTDAFAAAACHLGLADARTVHADYSEEGGADTARRVLKSKRPPTALVFDNDVMAVGGLVAAQGLGLRVPADLSIVAWDDSVLCRLVRPALSAVQRPIAEFGALAVSVLRRKIDGEKAVDTCASTPVFAVRGSTGPVRRR; this is translated from the coding sequence ATGAAGCGTCCGACCATCAGGGAAATCGCCGCGCACGCCGGGGTGTCGCAAGGGGCCGTCTCCTATGCGCTCAACGGCCGCCGTGGGGTCTCCGAGGCGACGCGCAACCGGGTCGTCGAGATCGCCCGGCAGCTCGGCTGGACGCCGGGCGGCGGAACCCATCGCCACGTTCGCCGGTCCCGGGCGCTGGGGATGGTGGTCAACCGGTCGGCGACCGGGCTCGCCGGGGAGCCGTTCTTCGGCGCCCTCATGTCCGGGATCCAGCGAGAGCTGGCCCCGGGATCGGTGTCGCTGCTGATGCAGACCGCGCCGAACTCTTCCGCCGAGCTCGAAATCCACCGGCGCTGGCACCGCGAGCAGGCCGTGGGCGGAGTCTTCCTGCTCGACCTCCGGATCGGCGACACCCGGCCGGACGAGCTTGCCGCGATCGGCTTGCCCGCCGTCGCGCTCGGCGGTCCGCTGGACCGGCTGGACGTGCCTTCGGTGTGGATGAACGACCGGCAGACGATGCGGGGGGTGCTCGAATACCTGGCCGCCCTCGGCCACCGGTCCGTGGTCCGCGTCGCCGGTCCCGAGACGTTCCTGCAAACACGGACCCGAACGGATGCGTTCGCGGCCGCGGCATGCCACCTCGGCCTGGCGGACGCGCGCACGGTTCACGCCGACTACAGCGAGGAAGGCGGCGCGGACACGGCCCGCCGCGTCCTGAAGTCGAAGCGGCCCCCGACCGCGCTGGTGTTCGACAACGACGTCATGGCGGTGGGTGGCCTGGTGGCCGCGCAGGGGCTCGGTCTCCGGGTCCCGGCGGACCTGTCCATCGTCGCGTGGGACGACTCGGTACTCTGCCGGCTGGTCCGCCCGGCGTTGTCCGCGGTGCAACGGCCGATCGCCGAGTTCGGTGCGCTGGCGGTGTCCGTGCTGCGGCGGAAGATCGACGGTGAGAAAGCTGTCGACACGTGCGCCTCGACTCCGGTGTTCGCGGTCCGGGGGAGCACCGGGCCGGTGCGCCGGCGCTGA
- a CDS encoding carbohydrate ABC transporter permease, protein MTTVLPRASVAAPDASTPVRRPRGIGRTIAWAVLGLVLLVTLFPFYWMLRTSFSSNGALAANSGNLLPADFSLGGWKRVLGLATPAEARADGGSGASLHFWLYLRNSVIVATSTTVFQTFFSAMAAYAFARLRWPGRNAVFFLFLSAMMVPPIFTILPNFVLMRDLGLLNTFLGIVLPTLLMAPFAVFFLRQFFLAIPRELEEAAILDGAGRPRIFFRLILPMSSAPLSTLAILTYITSWNDYFWPLLVGKADDVRVLTVALGVFRSQTPQGNPDWAGLMAATLVSALPILVLFALLGRRVISSIGSTGLK, encoded by the coding sequence ATGACCACGGTGCTGCCGCGGGCTTCCGTCGCGGCCCCCGACGCGTCGACGCCGGTGCGCAGGCCGCGCGGGATCGGCCGGACGATCGCGTGGGCCGTCCTCGGCCTGGTCCTGCTGGTGACGTTGTTCCCCTTCTACTGGATGCTGCGGACGTCGTTCTCGAGCAACGGCGCCCTGGCGGCCAACAGCGGCAACCTGCTCCCGGCCGACTTCAGCCTGGGCGGCTGGAAACGGGTCCTCGGGCTGGCCACACCCGCCGAGGCCCGAGCCGACGGCGGCTCGGGTGCTTCGCTGCACTTCTGGCTCTACCTCCGCAACTCCGTGATCGTCGCGACCTCCACCACGGTGTTCCAGACGTTCTTCAGCGCCATGGCGGCCTACGCGTTCGCCCGGTTGCGGTGGCCGGGGCGCAATGCCGTGTTCTTCCTCTTCCTCTCCGCCATGATGGTGCCGCCGATCTTCACCATCCTGCCGAACTTCGTCCTCATGCGGGACCTGGGGCTGTTGAACACCTTCCTCGGCATCGTCCTGCCGACGCTGCTGATGGCGCCGTTCGCGGTGTTCTTCCTGCGCCAGTTCTTCCTCGCGATCCCGCGGGAGCTCGAAGAAGCCGCGATCCTCGACGGCGCGGGCCGCCCCCGCATCTTCTTCCGGCTCATCCTCCCGATGAGCTCCGCCCCACTGTCCACATTGGCCATTCTCACGTACATCACCTCCTGGAACGACTACTTCTGGCCGCTGCTGGTCGGCAAGGCCGACGACGTGCGCGTGCTCACGGTCGCGCTCGGCGTGTTCCGGTCCCAGACGCCCCAGGGAAATCCGGACTGGGCCGGCCTCATGGCGGCGACCCTGGTCTCCGCCCTTCCCATCCTCGTGCTCTTCGCCCTGCTCGGCAGACGCGTCATCAGCTCGATCGGCTCGACCGGGCTGAAGTAG